A genome region from Streptomyces sp. S4.7 includes the following:
- a CDS encoding DnaB-like helicase N-terminal domain-containing protein encodes MNPLMSAEQAVLGAVLLDPEQLTHLEWLAAGHFYRPVHQALFDALRKLRDEGHPALSADGPLPLSWVTDAVGEAGQHVRGLTAAYAHTLIQACPRTEHAPVYGRMVLEGAIHRTVAQHAIRLHQAARADAVQGEVEGALRTADALAGVLTDLARRWGTDPRPVPPTAEPSAASDTLPPARSGQVAEDERFLLAVLAEQPGAMGEVVAWLRPGDFADPAHGQLYRCLGALHHRGESIDRITLLWEAQRRGLLADGTVSSEQLASVCEGMVPGSADWFGQRVMRSSVTRTAAASARAIRTLAQDEVLGPGRLINHALHALGPLDEVRTRWATANGGPAPKATAPAASAGDPPPDRVKAARARSTPRPAASPSAPASRLPTLSAGRPPSRGHP; translated from the coding sequence GTGAACCCGCTGATGAGTGCCGAGCAGGCGGTCCTCGGAGCCGTGCTCCTCGACCCCGAGCAGCTCACGCACCTGGAGTGGCTCGCTGCGGGCCATTTCTACCGGCCCGTCCATCAAGCGCTGTTCGACGCTCTCCGCAAGCTGCGCGACGAGGGGCACCCCGCGCTCTCGGCCGACGGTCCGTTGCCGCTGTCGTGGGTGACCGACGCGGTCGGGGAGGCCGGACAGCACGTGCGCGGGCTGACCGCGGCGTACGCCCACACCCTGATCCAGGCGTGTCCCCGAACCGAGCACGCCCCGGTGTACGGCCGCATGGTGCTGGAGGGGGCGATTCACCGGACCGTCGCCCAGCATGCGATCCGTCTCCACCAGGCGGCTCGGGCCGACGCCGTCCAGGGTGAGGTCGAGGGAGCGTTGCGTACGGCGGACGCCCTGGCCGGCGTACTCACCGATCTTGCGCGTCGCTGGGGAACCGATCCTCGACCGGTCCCACCCACCGCTGAGCCCTCCGCCGCTTCGGACACCCTGCCTCCAGCACGGAGCGGCCAGGTCGCCGAGGACGAGCGGTTCCTCCTGGCCGTACTCGCCGAACAGCCGGGGGCCATGGGCGAGGTGGTGGCCTGGCTGCGTCCGGGAGACTTCGCCGACCCGGCCCACGGGCAGCTCTACCGGTGCCTGGGCGCGCTGCACCACCGGGGTGAATCCATCGACCGGATCACCCTGCTCTGGGAGGCCCAGCGACGCGGTCTGCTGGCCGACGGCACTGTGTCGAGCGAGCAGTTGGCCTCCGTGTGCGAAGGCATGGTCCCCGGCAGCGCTGACTGGTTCGGGCAGCGGGTAATGCGCTCCTCCGTCACCCGCACCGCCGCCGCCTCCGCGCGAGCCATCCGGACCCTGGCTCAGGACGAGGTTCTGGGGCCCGGCCGGCTGATCAACCACGCCCTGCATGCGCTCGGTCCTCTCGACGAGGTCCGCACCCGCTGGGCTACCGCGAACGGCGGTCCGGCTCCGAAGGCCACGGCACCCGCTGCGTCGGCGGGCGATCCGCCGCCCGACCGAGTCAAGGCCGCCCGCGCCCGCAGCACACCCCGCCCAGCCGCGTCACCCTCAGCCCCGGCCAGCCGTCTCCCCACGCTGTCAGCAGGCCGACCACCCTCGCGCGGCCACCCCTGA
- a CDS encoding DNA cytosine methyltransferase: MIGSLCSGYGGLDLGVQAALGGTLAWHAEVDPNASRILARHWPGVPNLGDITAVD; this comes from the coding sequence TTGATCGGGTCTCTCTGCTCGGGGTACGGCGGCCTCGACCTGGGCGTGCAGGCCGCTCTCGGCGGCACCCTGGCCTGGCACGCCGAGGTGGACCCGAACGCCTCACGCATCCTGGCCCGCCACTGGCCCGGCGTCCCCAACCTGGGCGATATCACCGCCGTCGACTAG
- a CDS encoding esterase, which translates to MHSALLQRISARPDGPLDITWLAAETPQLPLGRIRLRWEPASCSGWDVTTYLGLTTAEVLLGSWPAAPDDWPRLVRPTLYEVTGLCAALSVATDALDISNRLSGV; encoded by the coding sequence GTGCACAGCGCGCTTCTCCAGCGCATCTCCGCCCGCCCCGACGGCCCCCTCGACATCACCTGGCTCGCTGCCGAGACCCCTCAACTTCCCCTCGGGCGCATCCGACTGCGCTGGGAGCCTGCCTCGTGCAGCGGCTGGGACGTCACGACATACCTGGGGCTGACCACGGCCGAGGTGCTCCTCGGCTCATGGCCCGCCGCCCCGGACGACTGGCCGCGCCTAGTCCGGCCGACCCTGTACGAGGTGACCGGCCTGTGCGCCGCCCTCTCTGTCGCGACCGACGCCCTCGACATCTCCAACCGGCTCTCCGGAGTCTGA
- a CDS encoding DUF6238 family protein yields the protein MSRTASTTAQDFVPFATAALDFHRALNIPGGPLVTTRAELDALHAHLVSLYGLLDAHAGRTGQLVAVEGDQLRTARIRIWQAAEHLHAAYHAAPRPDSGEVPEPEECQAGLPEGAPELTICQRHQRTAHLVRRRTTPADLHAPFTGLVRR from the coding sequence ATGTCCCGCACCGCCAGCACGACCGCGCAGGACTTCGTGCCCTTCGCCACCGCCGCGCTCGACTTCCACCGGGCGCTCAACATCCCGGGCGGCCCGCTGGTCACCACCCGGGCCGAGCTGGACGCCCTGCACGCCCACCTCGTTTCGCTGTACGGGCTGCTCGACGCCCACGCCGGTCGCACCGGGCAGCTCGTGGCGGTCGAGGGCGACCAGCTCCGTACCGCCCGCATTCGCATCTGGCAGGCCGCCGAGCACCTCCACGCCGCCTACCACGCGGCGCCCCGGCCGGATTCCGGCGAGGTCCCCGAACCGGAGGAGTGCCAGGCCGGCCTTCCAGAGGGCGCACCGGAACTGACCATCTGCCAGCGCCACCAGCGCACCGCGCATCTCGTGCGGCGGCGCACCACCCCGGCCGACCTGCACGCCCCGTTCACCGGCCTCGTCCGCCGCTGA
- a CDS encoding DUF4913 domain-containing protein, protein MADTSPTAPGPEPYRVPDADLDDLASTLAKTMAEVRQHGVILDRLGSEPEFTGSQPMDGVPETEAANSKKADGPASVFILALGGEAYAVELAALSDWVNYLFLPVYGREISTSRPWCAHWHDHPEAVARLHALWLAWQQFTDTEAGLSGPSTWHRDHLDQTLAHLRAPDGPFAACTTSATRPNHRVLATPAPEQSGVAA, encoded by the coding sequence ATGGCCGACACCAGCCCGACCGCCCCCGGCCCCGAGCCGTACCGCGTCCCGGACGCAGACCTCGACGACCTCGCCAGCACCCTCGCCAAGACCATGGCCGAGGTCAGGCAGCACGGCGTCATCCTCGACCGCCTCGGCTCCGAACCCGAATTCACCGGCAGCCAGCCGATGGACGGCGTTCCGGAAACCGAGGCGGCCAACAGCAAGAAAGCCGACGGCCCCGCCTCGGTGTTCATCCTCGCTCTGGGCGGCGAGGCGTACGCCGTCGAACTCGCCGCCCTCAGCGACTGGGTGAACTACCTCTTCCTGCCGGTGTACGGCCGGGAGATCAGCACGAGCCGACCCTGGTGCGCGCACTGGCATGACCATCCCGAAGCCGTCGCTCGGCTGCACGCGCTTTGGCTCGCCTGGCAGCAGTTCACCGACACGGAGGCCGGCCTGTCCGGCCCGTCGACCTGGCACCGCGACCACCTGGACCAGACCCTGGCGCACCTGCGTGCACCCGACGGACCCTTCGCGGCCTGTACGACCAGCGCAACTCGCCCCAACCACCGGGTGCTGGCCACCCCGGCGCCCGAGCAGTCGGGGGTGGCGGCGTGA
- a CDS encoding ATP-binding protein has translation MPRTRASASPLFVPRKTTRAEQRAARAGLTEARRQARLAGSPPKHSAEQTLDPELRPTYPLSGRPGPASARGGKLDLPAHRMTTATASGAYPFVAEGGLGAEGVFIGRDVHAEAAFCFDPFSLYNSGRVEGFTNPNAVLAGIIGMGKSALAKSIATRSIAHGYRIYIPCDPKGEWTAVSQALGGYSIALGPGLPGRLNPLDAPARPASVSEEDWFTEVRKRRLLLLASLARTVLKRDLLPMEHTALDLALDLVVADSAARDTVPLLGEIAHVLGSPERLDQALGHQAGHLGSAAQDLAHALRRLVHGDLSGMFDAPSTVSFDPTTPMLSIDLSRLGGSGDDTALVLAMTCASAWMESALSAPDGGRRWVIYDEAWRLMRHVGLLERMQSQWKLSRGLGIANLMVIHRLSDLLSAGDAGSRGRVLAEGLLADCSTRIIYRQEPDQLAAAASLLGLTGVETQAVSALTKGRGLWKVAGRSFITQHILHPAERELFDTDARMAA, from the coding sequence ATGCCCCGTACTCGCGCCAGTGCCTCCCCTCTGTTCGTGCCCCGTAAGACGACACGCGCCGAGCAGCGGGCCGCCCGAGCCGGTTTGACCGAGGCCCGCCGCCAGGCACGCCTCGCCGGAAGCCCGCCCAAGCACAGCGCCGAGCAGACCCTCGACCCGGAACTGCGGCCCACCTACCCGCTCTCCGGTCGCCCCGGTCCGGCCTCCGCCCGCGGCGGCAAGCTCGACCTGCCCGCCCACCGGATGACCACCGCGACAGCCAGCGGCGCGTACCCGTTCGTGGCCGAGGGCGGCTTGGGCGCCGAAGGGGTGTTCATCGGCCGCGATGTGCACGCGGAGGCGGCTTTCTGCTTCGACCCGTTCTCGCTCTACAACAGCGGCAGGGTGGAGGGCTTCACGAACCCCAACGCGGTCCTGGCCGGGATCATCGGCATGGGGAAGTCGGCGTTGGCGAAGTCGATCGCCACCCGGTCGATCGCCCACGGCTACCGGATCTACATCCCCTGCGATCCCAAGGGGGAGTGGACCGCTGTCTCGCAGGCCCTCGGCGGCTACAGCATCGCCCTGGGTCCGGGGCTCCCCGGCCGGTTGAACCCGCTGGACGCCCCGGCCCGGCCCGCCTCCGTGAGCGAAGAGGACTGGTTCACGGAGGTTCGCAAGCGCCGTCTGCTGCTGCTGGCCAGCCTCGCCCGCACCGTGTTGAAGCGCGACCTGCTGCCGATGGAGCACACCGCCCTCGACCTGGCCCTGGATCTGGTCGTCGCTGACTCCGCCGCCCGAGACACCGTGCCGCTGCTCGGCGAGATCGCACACGTACTCGGCTCCCCCGAACGCCTCGACCAGGCCCTCGGCCATCAGGCGGGGCACCTCGGGTCAGCCGCCCAGGACCTCGCCCACGCCTTGCGGCGTCTCGTGCACGGCGACTTGAGCGGCATGTTCGATGCTCCGTCGACGGTGTCGTTCGATCCAACGACGCCGATGCTGTCCATCGACCTCTCCCGTCTCGGCGGATCCGGTGACGACACGGCACTGGTGCTCGCGATGACCTGCGCGAGTGCATGGATGGAGTCCGCCCTCAGCGCTCCCGATGGCGGTCGGCGCTGGGTGATCTACGACGAAGCCTGGAGGCTCATGAGGCACGTCGGGCTGTTGGAGCGGATGCAGAGCCAGTGGAAGCTCTCCCGAGGTCTGGGCATCGCGAATCTGATGGTGATCCACCGCCTGAGCGATCTGCTCTCGGCGGGCGATGCCGGCTCGCGCGGCCGTGTTCTGGCTGAGGGCCTGCTGGCCGACTGCTCCACCCGGATCATCTACCGCCAGGAGCCCGACCAGCTCGCCGCCGCTGCATCTCTGCTCGGCCTGACCGGCGTCGAGACCCAGGCGGTGTCCGCCCTGACCAAGGGCCGAGGCCTGTGGAAGGTCGCCGGCCGCTCGTTCATCACCCAGCACATCCTCCACCCGGCTGAGCGGGAGCTGTTCGACACAGACGCCCGCATGGCGGCCTAG
- a CDS encoding glycosyl hydrolase — protein MNSVLDFDLDDLAPVDDDSEEAMEALWSGDLTVLSQHHTKPNGSHSFVLAHDRSVTWGIPGEPQLVAIAVARDLRQSTFTFETSHHATASFAQNWLAERGCPLDRIALRGGDYIEPADDLTVQVEQQIQKSGTRYEVLDTYTSDDRPSEAWTLVNDSQATQAPVRLFFEEWNHGAGTYTMREGAFPDVGVAQSWLDERSEPLPEPPEYSDHNGAVVRARIARIALSRSAGTSPTPQTGLDAPRATAAVPVQRAVQGRLL, from the coding sequence GTGAACAGCGTCCTCGACTTCGACCTCGACGATCTCGCGCCGGTCGACGACGACTCCGAAGAGGCGATGGAGGCCCTCTGGTCTGGCGACTTGACGGTGCTGTCCCAGCACCACACCAAGCCCAACGGTTCACACAGCTTCGTCCTCGCCCACGACCGATCGGTCACCTGGGGGATACCCGGCGAGCCACAGCTCGTTGCGATCGCTGTCGCTCGGGATCTGCGGCAGTCCACGTTCACCTTCGAGACGAGTCACCACGCCACGGCGTCCTTCGCCCAGAACTGGCTGGCAGAACGCGGCTGCCCTCTCGACCGGATCGCCCTGCGCGGTGGCGACTACATCGAGCCCGCCGACGACCTCACCGTCCAGGTGGAACAGCAGATCCAGAAGTCGGGCACCCGTTACGAGGTCCTCGACACCTACACCTCCGACGACCGTCCCAGCGAGGCGTGGACACTCGTCAACGACTCCCAGGCCACCCAGGCACCGGTTCGCCTCTTCTTCGAGGAGTGGAACCACGGTGCCGGCACGTACACGATGCGCGAGGGCGCATTCCCCGACGTCGGCGTCGCCCAGTCCTGGCTGGACGAGCGCAGCGAACCGCTGCCCGAGCCTCCTGAGTACAGCGACCACAACGGTGCTGTCGTCCGGGCCCGCATCGCCCGCATCGCCCTCTCCCGGTCCGCCGGTACCTCTCCGACACCGCAGACCGGTCTCGACGCGCCCCGCGCGACCGCGGCGGTGCCGGTTCAGCGCGCGGTCCAGGGGAGGCTGCTGTGA
- a CDS encoding DUF317 domain-containing protein gives MHAPDDSYQYQEVLVSPMYLAGSNGTGEAGFAPVAQWPHQYLDEGPCQLLVTSPDQRIRIGWFGDDFELWKISAAEDAFSAPRWTATFNHVTPAEMVAGLTTALVQDYDEAIASDTLGRFLTGPTVPWRDTVRPLTDAGWALDGGAELGTVEIIAPDDQAGILIDRRGYGSDRTTVELWAGPPGWGTRAEATFTARTPSHLIAATAAVMAKSTPVVRERHQIDRRMQHLVTMTPVASVTPIPEAQVSRAPTPLDVRRTAVTQAVHRAARAPRTAADLRVMAAQSRSTGAAQKRTGHPAPATSARLPASSPVPRRGR, from the coding sequence ATGCACGCCCCTGATGACTCATACCAGTACCAAGAGGTGCTGGTCAGCCCCATGTATCTGGCTGGTTCCAACGGGACCGGCGAAGCTGGCTTCGCACCCGTCGCCCAGTGGCCTCACCAGTACCTCGATGAGGGCCCCTGCCAGCTCCTCGTAACCTCTCCCGACCAACGGATTCGGATCGGCTGGTTCGGCGACGACTTCGAGCTGTGGAAGATCAGCGCAGCCGAGGACGCCTTTTCCGCGCCTCGCTGGACGGCAACGTTCAACCACGTCACCCCGGCCGAGATGGTCGCCGGCCTCACCACCGCACTGGTCCAGGACTACGACGAAGCCATCGCTTCCGACACCCTCGGCCGCTTCTTGACGGGGCCCACCGTCCCCTGGAGGGACACCGTCCGGCCGCTGACCGATGCCGGCTGGGCCCTTGACGGAGGTGCTGAACTCGGCACCGTCGAGATCATCGCTCCTGACGACCAAGCGGGCATCCTTATCGATCGGCGGGGCTACGGCTCCGACCGCACGACCGTCGAGCTGTGGGCGGGCCCACCGGGCTGGGGCACTCGTGCCGAAGCGACCTTCACGGCCCGCACCCCGTCCCATTTGATCGCCGCGACCGCCGCTGTGATGGCGAAGTCGACCCCGGTGGTCCGCGAACGCCACCAAATCGACCGGCGTATGCAGCACCTGGTCACGATGACCCCTGTCGCTTCGGTCACGCCGATCCCCGAGGCTCAGGTCTCGCGCGCTCCGACTCCGCTGGACGTACGCCGCACCGCGGTCACCCAGGCCGTACACCGTGCCGCGCGGGCACCACGCACAGCAGCCGACCTACGGGTGATGGCCGCCCAGAGCCGCTCCACGGGTGCGGCGCAGAAACGGACGGGTCACCCCGCCCCCGCGACCTCTGCCCGGCTGCCGGCCAGCTCGCCGGTGCCACGGCGCGGGCGCTGA
- a CDS encoding winged helix-turn-helix transcriptional regulator produces MNPYDADTHPGPYLVVEVLGVGDVSVPALAPGPGEPLHQAATRVIEAAAALDERHESVLDAVRRSQRLLEGAGRGEVGRAQVSYALLRTALPELGDVLARQDRAYSQLVESLSAYRRLPSSSEPAQRATNRGHWQGQKTRPDRDDDWAVAGQRGLVALEAVAAGGVRFRRNAIGEDPYVSRKKAQRQDPAGFPQTVQRLVADGLLHQDTTESVYRPGQLLLLTSQGEAALRDGRATTSRVSAALGRTTAQATSGTLADSVAAPAARTSLAAPRSRWPHPEKDPTMPTAGLPPTFSIASIDAQRVEEALARIGPKWTAWTAMTLAQVNGPMRVRDVAAQLPFVSEQFIGKRLATMHADGLVVRGYDRRAAPYRLSGLGASLAPVLRTVSDWSHTHVTQEPMAEAERVEDALRRLHLRHSTGVIQVLDSAEGLMRFVHIAEAAGLDNGTARQRLLRLQADGLVARTGSRHGDPYALTDAGQALGAVYASVEHWSRPFALRSEAAASRPIEAATRTHVGIPLGAGADGARTAAALRRSAAASNVMFSHAPQPQPRVPAAVTAQSAPGRGQ; encoded by the coding sequence GTGAACCCGTACGACGCAGACACACACCCTGGTCCCTATCTCGTCGTCGAAGTGCTCGGTGTCGGGGACGTCAGCGTGCCCGCCCTCGCGCCTGGTCCGGGGGAGCCGCTGCACCAGGCCGCTACGCGCGTCATCGAAGCCGCGGCGGCGTTGGACGAGCGACACGAGAGCGTGCTCGACGCGGTCCGGCGGTCGCAGCGGCTGCTCGAAGGTGCTGGTCGCGGTGAAGTCGGCCGCGCCCAGGTCTCGTACGCGCTGCTGCGGACCGCACTCCCCGAACTCGGAGACGTTCTGGCGCGGCAAGACCGGGCGTACAGCCAGCTCGTCGAGTCCCTGTCCGCCTACCGTCGGCTGCCTTCCTCGTCCGAGCCTGCACAACGCGCGACCAACAGGGGCCACTGGCAGGGCCAGAAGACGAGGCCCGACCGGGACGACGACTGGGCCGTCGCCGGGCAGCGCGGGCTGGTGGCCCTCGAAGCCGTTGCGGCCGGAGGCGTTCGCTTTCGTCGCAACGCGATCGGCGAGGACCCGTACGTCTCACGCAAGAAGGCCCAGCGGCAGGACCCAGCGGGCTTCCCGCAGACCGTGCAGCGGCTGGTCGCCGACGGGCTACTGCATCAGGACACCACCGAGAGCGTGTACCGGCCCGGCCAGCTCCTCTTGCTCACTTCGCAGGGTGAAGCCGCCTTGCGTGATGGTCGCGCGACGACCTCACGGGTGTCCGCCGCCCTCGGCCGCACCACCGCGCAGGCCACGTCAGGCACGCTCGCCGACTCGGTCGCCGCGCCCGCCGCCAGGACCTCCCTCGCGGCCCCCCGCTCACGCTGGCCTCATCCCGAAAAGGACCCCACCATGCCTACCGCCGGCCTGCCTCCCACCTTCTCCATCGCTTCCATCGACGCCCAGCGCGTCGAGGAGGCTCTCGCCCGGATCGGACCCAAGTGGACCGCTTGGACCGCGATGACCCTGGCCCAGGTGAACGGGCCTATGCGCGTCCGCGATGTTGCTGCCCAGCTCCCCTTCGTCAGCGAGCAGTTCATCGGCAAACGGCTGGCCACGATGCACGCCGACGGACTGGTGGTCCGTGGCTACGACCGACGGGCGGCGCCGTACCGGCTCAGCGGACTCGGCGCGTCTTTGGCCCCCGTGCTCCGCACGGTGTCGGACTGGTCCCATACCCACGTGACACAGGAGCCGATGGCCGAAGCCGAGCGGGTCGAGGATGCGCTGCGCCGCCTGCACCTTCGGCACTCGACCGGCGTGATTCAGGTACTCGACTCCGCTGAAGGCCTTATGCGGTTCGTTCACATCGCCGAGGCGGCCGGACTGGACAACGGCACCGCGCGGCAGCGACTTCTGCGGCTTCAGGCCGACGGCCTGGTCGCACGGACGGGCTCCCGGCACGGAGACCCCTATGCGCTCACGGATGCCGGCCAGGCGTTGGGGGCCGTCTACGCGAGTGTCGAGCACTGGAGCCGGCCGTTCGCGCTGCGAAGTGAAGCAGCGGCGTCGCGTCCGATAGAGGCAGCTACGCGCACCCACGTCGGCATTCCGCTGGGGGCGGGGGCCGACGGCGCCCGGACCGCGGCTGCCCTGCGGCGGAGCGCCGCCGCGTCCAACGTCATGTTCAGCCACGCGCCTCAGCCGCAACCGCGGGTGCCGGCGGCCGTGACCGCTCAGTCGGCACCGGGCCGGGGCCAGTGA
- a CDS encoding DUF317 domain-containing protein, producing MNASATLLPAVVRPAVEDLHWLSSDHCAAPVLDLLDGLGWAITETPEANIHMTSPEGGVYVGWLPEDPSAWAREIVWRVQVLPADGEVWVQEFGVHTPSEAVAGFLAALVTHSSR from the coding sequence TTGAACGCCTCTGCCACCCTCCTGCCCGCCGTCGTCCGCCCCGCCGTGGAAGACCTCCACTGGCTCTCCTCCGACCACTGCGCCGCTCCAGTGCTCGACCTCCTGGACGGTCTGGGCTGGGCGATCACCGAGACCCCGGAGGCCAACATCCACATGACCAGCCCGGAAGGCGGCGTCTACGTCGGCTGGCTTCCCGAAGACCCCTCCGCCTGGGCGCGCGAGATCGTCTGGCGCGTCCAGGTGCTGCCCGCCGACGGCGAGGTGTGGGTCCAGGAGTTCGGTGTCCATACCCCTTCCGAGGCCGTCGCCGGATTCCTCGCCGCCCTCGTCACCCACTCCTCGCGCTGA
- a CDS encoding MarR family transcriptional regulator has translation MADDQRLWGYPEVAAHLGISVGATRSRKSRVSLPSPDDDSVPDRPRWKPSTFHNWSPVGRGFRSDLHRAARPEDTPAI, from the coding sequence ATGGCCGACGACCAGAGGCTCTGGGGATACCCGGAGGTCGCCGCCCACCTGGGTATCAGCGTCGGCGCGACCCGCAGCCGCAAGAGCCGGGTAAGCCTGCCCTCGCCCGACGACGACAGCGTGCCGGACCGTCCCCGCTGGAAGCCGTCCACATTCCATAACTGGAGTCCGGTCGGCCGGGGGTTTCGCAGCGACCTGCACCGCGCCGCCCGACCGGAGGACACACCCGCCATCTGA
- a CDS encoding Shedu anti-phage system protein SduA domain-containing protein, translated as MAESLERKCKAPTAEQIDIARALALPVGQATPSLVAAAELRVLLRGPLDLTLAGDFGDDEYDVLVDLARRTDLAVPDMDKLGSREVLNAWLRVARDRESAAALRRLEPAVDDVVTARDRRKGPDVHGEISSVGSNGRLYFRGGHGLGTAPHRVTRLTRPGEDDYLDQLRLAREYAAAIQSNPARITRAQEAQLERWRINFPATPAAIEALRDALETADDEAAMQRLLEKHPALLAGTVVGTHDTWIRPQVQLGNHYMADFMIAGQTSLGVRWTLVELESPVSRLTNPGNKRATATLRHAVDQIEDWRRWLSTNLHYARSARDADGLGLPGITAEVPGLIIMARETADDAASEIRELQARRSHIQVRTYDWLMRINESPDPLRRDAPDQRLRLA; from the coding sequence GTGGCCGAGAGTCTCGAACGCAAGTGCAAGGCGCCAACGGCCGAACAAATAGACATCGCCCGCGCCTTGGCCCTACCCGTAGGTCAGGCCACGCCCTCGCTGGTCGCTGCCGCTGAGCTGCGAGTCCTGCTTCGAGGGCCTCTGGACCTGACGCTCGCCGGGGACTTCGGCGACGACGAGTACGACGTCCTCGTCGATCTCGCGCGCCGCACCGATCTGGCAGTTCCCGACATGGACAAACTCGGGAGCCGAGAGGTGCTCAACGCCTGGTTGCGCGTCGCGCGTGACCGCGAGTCCGCCGCCGCCCTACGTCGGCTGGAGCCTGCGGTCGATGACGTTGTCACCGCTCGCGACCGGCGCAAGGGGCCGGATGTACACGGCGAGATTTCATCAGTCGGCTCCAATGGCCGACTGTACTTCCGGGGCGGCCACGGGCTCGGCACTGCCCCGCACAGGGTCACCCGCCTCACCCGCCCCGGTGAGGATGACTATCTCGATCAGCTCCGTCTGGCCCGCGAATACGCCGCTGCTATTCAGAGCAACCCGGCTCGGATCACCCGAGCCCAGGAAGCGCAGCTGGAACGCTGGCGGATCAACTTTCCGGCGACCCCAGCGGCGATCGAGGCGCTGCGCGACGCACTGGAGACAGCTGACGACGAAGCCGCGATGCAACGGCTCTTGGAGAAGCACCCAGCACTGCTGGCCGGTACCGTGGTAGGCACCCACGACACCTGGATCCGGCCACAGGTCCAGCTCGGGAACCACTACATGGCCGACTTTATGATCGCCGGGCAGACCTCGCTCGGAGTTCGGTGGACGCTGGTCGAACTTGAGAGCCCAGTCAGTCGCCTGACTAACCCCGGCAACAAGCGGGCGACAGCCACCCTGCGGCACGCGGTCGACCAGATCGAGGACTGGCGCAGGTGGCTGTCCACCAATCTGCACTACGCTCGCTCCGCACGCGACGCCGACGGACTGGGCCTGCCAGGCATCACGGCCGAAGTCCCAGGTTTGATCATCATGGCTCGCGAGACCGCTGACGACGCAGCCTCCGAGATCCGGGAGTTGCAGGCCCGACGCTCCCACATCCAGGTACGCACCTATGACTGGCTGATGCGCATCAACGAATCCCCCGACCCTCTGCGTCGAGACGCCCCCGACCAGCGCCTCCGTCTCGCGTGA